CGGTTTCGTGATGGTGCCTTCTGACACTGGCACGAAACAGGATAATGACGAGACCTTAAAAGACTTTCCTCTGAGTGCACCTCCTGAAGAGCAGAGCGAGAACGGTCTCGAAACCTGGGAATGGACCCAGAATGTGGAGGTGGACCGGGGCGAATGGACATGCCGTGTTCTTCGTGCGCTTTCAGGCAAGGAGAATCCTACGATGCAAGATAAACCTACCATCATCGGATCTCTACTCTCgcgagatcgagatatcTCCACGGATCCGGCCACTCGTCAAGAGGAGTGGTGAGTAATGCTACAGGTACTGCGCGAAGCTGTCATTCGCACGATCGCGTGCCCTGGACTGATGATATTGTACTGCTTTTGGGTGTCAGGATGCAAGAGCTACTCAAAGCGTCCATCCGGACTAATAACTTGATCACCATGATCCACCAGGACACCAGGTACACCGAGACTCGCGGACTAGGCGCGAGTGTAGCCATCCTGAGTCTGGGAGCCAAGAAGTACTGCACATCCCTCGAAGGGTCAGATCTTTACAATAGATGGCTCGGGCAAGGACGTTCTGAAGAGTGTACGGCCGAACAACTTGAAATCCCGATCACGGAAGCCTTGAAGCTCTATAAGGATCTCAGCGCCGTCTGAGGGTGTAGAGCTGGAGACTTAAAGCGTACTATTGCGGTGAGCCAGGGCAGGAGATCGAGGCTGAGGGCAAGGGCGGATCGTGCCCCGGAGGTCTGCTGAGGAAGGAGTCATTCCCTGATACTGTGCTGGTAGCGGTCTGTACGGTACTTCACAGTAGATGATCTGGCTTAGGACAGAACGGGAGGTCAAAGTCTTTAGATAACTGTGTGCAATATATACACACATGTACAGTACACTTTCCCCTGCGTGCATCTATTTCTCGCGAGCTATCCCACTTAGCGGAACGTTCTGCGACTACTTTGCAGGTCTTGGCGAACTATACTTGTGGTGATTGAGGCTCCCTCATAAATCCTGCAACCAAGCCTTCTATCTCTGCAAATTGATGGCTACGTACGTGCAATGTATCGACGGGtcaatccatcttgatcaacaggTACTAACTAGTACGTTACATCCTTTAGACTCCGAAATCGATACAATTGAGTGTACTGTATAAGATTAGCGCAAAATCTGGTTTTCAGCAGCTCATGGGATACAACGGATACTGGATGGCAACAGCGATCAGCTGAAGTTTTGGGGTGTCGCCACTACCGGAAGCTCTACTGTATACGTCACCCAGGACTCCGCTACCATCCAGTCGTATCTTTTCACGGTGCAGTACAGTCAAGTCGCCCAGTAAACATGACGCGCAACTCGTCCGTCCGTCCCAAATGTAGCATACCAAAGAGCGGAGCTCTGTACTTCAAGTCCGCGCTACTCATTCGAAGCTAGTCGATGATCGGAGGTGAACGGATTCGCCAATTGATGTACAAAGGATTTGTATAGGCCATTCTGGTGACACACAGCACGTTACAGCTACTCGCTTGCTGATGTTCCGGGGCCGAGGTCCGATGATTGGATGATGTATTCGTCGTCGGCAGGTCAGACTAGGTCATTACATGCATGATTTCGACTCGAACTTTACAAAGGAAGTGTTTTGTTAACAGTACCGTATGATCGAGCGACTGGACTTaactggactggactgaccaAGCTTAAATACCTGATATCTGAGACCTGACACCTGAGACCTGAGACCTAATCGCATTTGTACTGGCACTGCATCCCCATTTCCCTCATCTGAAAGTCTTCGAACACACATACCCTACACCGTACGAGTACAAGCACAGTCATTCTTGATCCCACTCCACAATGACGAATGCGACCTCTAGTGAAAGCAGCGGCGCCGCCAGCGCCCTCGGTCAGCCACATTGGAAGTTCGTAGTCGAGTGAGTCGTACATTTTCACTGTCACTGTTTCAATTGAAGTCAGCTTCGTGGCAAAGCACGATCTCATTGCTGATCACAAGCAATACACTTCAGCTGAATAACGCAATCCCTTCGTACACCGTGTAGGCTTGCCGAATCTTTTCAGACTAATGACACGATCATCTCGAGGTTCGATCGCGCTCAGATCATCACGCCTGAAGATAGGCAGACGCTGAAAGAGCAGAATTCCAGGGTTGATATCGATAGTGAGCCTGATTATGGGTCAGGCAGggcggagatgaagaagcagtgGCTTAACCAACAGGATCCACTAAAATCAAGAGGTTTACTTGATCAGTAATTGTCTTGGAACAAACGGTAGTGATACCATGACGCAGACGCACTCAGTAGGGGGAAGCACGAGGATAGGAGTTGCcaacaagctgaccagaACAGCTTGTCATCAGGTTGATAATATGCATCATTGCATTACACAGTAGTAGCCTGTACAGCCTTTTGTAGCATCTGCCTAATCCGAGCGAGAATCCTATTCAAAGCCGATAAGCAAGTGGGCGAAATTACTCCCCATTCAAATGCTTATTCTTGatattctctcttctctggcGCACACCTCTCCTCAGCTCGTCTAATAAGGGGATCGTCTGTTCCAATGAGATACAAGCGTCTGTGATGGAGACACCGTATTTCAAGCCTGATGGTCCTTCAGGAGGTACACTTTGTTTACCCTCATTTATGTTGGATTCGATCATCACTCCCATGATCATCGGCGAAGTGGGTCCAGAAGATAATTGTGCGGACTAGAAAGACGTACAGCTGGGTCAGTAACAGGTGGAGCGCGAGAACATAGGTGGATACTCACGATGTCGTGTCCGACTTCAATTTGCTTGACATGTTGTTTCGACGAATTGCCGTGAGAGCAGTCAATCTGTGAGCAGAACAGGTATTAGCGCTGCTCATAGGGAAATTGTATCCAGATGGACCACCCTCGGTGTAAGGACGTTTGAACTGAGCGAGCTCACCATAATCTTTGCAGGTAATCCGGCCTTCTTCAATTTCTCACCAGCAGAAGCGACGTGCTCAGCAGCGTAATTCGGACCCTTGGAGGATCCTCTCAGAATGACGTGTGTCGAGTTGTTTCCCTCGGTCTCCACAATGGCGGATAACCCTTGCTTCGTGACTGATAAGAAGGTGTGTCCTGATCCTGCTGCTTTTATAGCATCTACTGCAATGTCGATGGAGCCGTCCTGAAAATTATCCCACTCATTAGCTCCAGCTGAAGAACATCAAGaatagctgactcacggtACCGTTCTTGAAACCGACACTCATTGACAATGCACTCGCCAATTCTCGGTGGACTTGAGATTCAGTAGTCCTAGCACCGATAGCACCCCAAGAACTCAGGTCGGCAAGGTATTGAGGTGAGATCACATCTGTTCGTAGTACTTGGTGAGCTGTGCCCTCACATCTGAACAATCAGAAACTAGCTCACCCAAAAATTCTCCGGCGGTTGGTAACCCTAACTCAGTGATGTCTAACAACAATTTTCTGGCGAGCTTGAGACCTCGGTTGATTTGGTAGGTACCGTTCATATCGGGATCTATAAATTTCAGATCTCAGCTCAGCAGACTGAGAGTTATACCATTTAAGCACAACGTACCGTTGATCAATCCTTTCCATCCTACGGTCGTTCGAGGCCTGCAAACCCATTGATCAGTTGATAGAACTTCAGTTGAACAATTTACAAATCTGACGCACTTCTCGAAGTAGACCCTCATGACGATCATCAAGTCTTCCTCGGCCTCTTTGGCGTATTCGGCCAGCTTTTTAGCGTATACTATGGCTTGTTCAGGATCATGCAC
This portion of the Kwoniella dejecticola CBS 10117 chromosome 9, complete sequence genome encodes:
- a CDS encoding 3-deoxy-7-phosphoheptulonate synthase translates to MYTPASVSIRDAMELLDDRRVKCVRPLIPPQILLEELPLSLRGAQTVLDGRRQVEAVVKGDDDRLLVVIGPCSVHDPEQAIVYAKKLAEYAKEAEEDLMIVMRVYFEKPRTTVGWKGLINDPDMNGTYQINRGLKLARKLLLDITELGLPTAGEFLDVISPQYLADLSSWGAIGARTTESQVHRELASALSMSVGFKNGTDGSIDIAVDAIKAAGSGHTFLSVTKQGLSAIVETEGNNSTHVILRGSSKGPNYAAEHVASAGEKLKKAGLPAKIMIDCSHGNSSKQHVKQIEVGHDISAQLSSGPTSPMIMGVMIESNINEGKQSVPPEGPSGLKYGVSITDACISLEQTIPLLDELRRGVRQRRENIKNKHLNGE